The Pieris rapae chromosome 16, ilPieRapa1.1, whole genome shotgun sequence genome includes a region encoding these proteins:
- the LOC110995846 gene encoding RNA-binding protein 39 yields MAEDFDVEAMLEAPYIKSDNSSTKHRSDKYSDKHRDREKDGGRRRSRSRDRRRSRDREIRRSRDKDDKRDRDRDKDRGERRDRDKDRSYKDKERERDREGRERDRDKDKEKRRSKERQRSRERESSRSHSHKSEKSKEEEPRKEEYRSKSRGIEPKLDDLPPEERDLRTVFCMQLSQRIRAKDLEEFFSSVGKVRDVRLITCNKTRRFKGIAYIEFKDAESVPLALGLTGQKLLGVPIIVQHTQAEKNRVGNSLPNLAPKASNGPTRLYVGSLHFNITEDMLRGIFEPFGKIDHIQLMTDPDTGKSKGYGFLTFHNATDAKKAMEQLNGFELAGRPMKVGNVTERADGGSNTRFDADELDRAGVDLGATGRLQLMFKLAEGTGLQIPPAAASVLMGAGTALAAQPQITPPIATQCFMLNNMFDPATETNPSWDIEIRDDVISECNKHGGVLHVYVDKASPQGNVYCKCPTIATAVASVNTLHGRWFAGRVITAAYVPLVNYHSLFPDAMTALSLLLPTRQR; encoded by the exons ATGGCAGAAGATTTTGATGTAGAAGCTATGCTTGAGGCCCCATACATTAAATCG GATAATTCGTCTACGAAGCATCGATCGGACAAGTATTCTGATAAGCACAGGGACAGAGAAAAGGATGGTGGAAGAAG ACGCAGTAGATCAAGGGATAGAAGAAGATCGCGTGACAGGGAAATTCGTCGTTCAAGAGACAAAGATGACAAGAGGGACAGAGACCGTGACAAGGACAGGGGGGAGCGTAGAGACCGTGATAAAGACCGAAGTTACAAAGACAAAGAGCGAGAACGTGATAGAGAAGGGAGAGAAAGAGATCGCGACAAGGATAAAGAAAAGAGGCGAAGCAAGGAAAGACAGAGAAGTCGGGAAAGAGAGAGTAGCCGGAGTCACTCGCACAAAAGTGAAAAGAGTAAAGAAGAAGAGCCTAGAAAAGAAGAATACCGATCAAAATCAAGAGGAATTGAGCCCAAACTAGATGACCTACCTCCAGAAGAAAGAGATTTACGTACAGTATTTTGCATGCAGTTATCTCAAAGAATTAGAGCTAAAGACTTAGAAGAATTTTTCTCATCTGTAGGAAAAGTAAGGGATGTAAGACTCATCACTTGTAACAAGACAAGACGGTTTAAAGGAATTGCATACATTGAGTTTAAAGATGCTGAATCTGTACCAtta gcTCTAGGATTAACTGGCCAAAAACTACTAGGTGTTCCTATTATTGTTCAACACACACAAGCAGAAAAAAACAGAGTGGGTAACTCTTTACCAAACTTAGCACCAAAGGCAAGCAATGGCCCCACAAGACTTTATGTAGGctcattacattttaatataacagaaGATATGTTAAGAGGAATTTTTGAACCATTTGGAAAGATTGACCATATTCAACTTATGACTGATCCAGATACAGGGAAGAGCAAAGGATATGGATTTCTAaca ttCCACAATGCCACAGATGCCAAAAAAGCAATGGAGCAGTTAAATGGGTTTGAACTTGCTGGTCGGCCAATGAAGGTTGGAAATGTAACTGAAAGGGCCGATGGTGGCTCTAACACTCGCTTCGATGCTGATGAACTGGATCGTGCTGGTGTTGATCTTGGTGCTACAGGACGGTTACAGCTCATGTTCAAATTGGCTGAAGGCACTGGCCTACAG ATTCCTCCTGCTGCAGCGTCAGTGCTGATGGGAGCAGGTACTGCCTTAGCTGCACAACCACAGATTACACCACCCATAGCCACACAATGCTTCATGCTGAATAACATGTTTGATCCAGCCAC GGAAACAAACCCCAGCTGGGACATTGAGATCCGAGATGACGTCATCAGCGAATGCAATAAGCACGGTGGTGTCCTACACGTATACGTGGATAAGGCGTCACCCCAAGGCAATGTGTATTGCAAATGTCCAACAATAGCAACCGCTGTGGCGTCGGTCAACACGCTACACGGAAGATGGTTCGCCGGTCGCGTTATTACCGCGGCGTACGTCCCGCTTGTCAATTACCATTCTCTGTTCCCGGACGCCATGACCGCTCTATCACTGTTGTTGCCCACGCGGCAAAGATAA
- the LOC110995849 gene encoding uncharacterized protein LOC110995849 isoform X2, translating to MQRNNITSPEGQYLFDFTKDDNVYDWEEQSDTVRSVGMSKAVFVLHQNTQFRRAIFFALLNPQLNGAGFAGIRALGYHDLTQYTKLQVQCRGQGQFNGFKIVLRHKGLNNEPNYSFEQYFQAPKDEFAVKSLPFSEFKAYYRGKRVNNNETLDLSQITSIGIQMYGGVYQPVKQKGPATLEVDWIRAV from the exons ATGCAAAgaaa CAATATAACATCACCAGAAGGACAGTACCTGTTCGATTTTACTAAAGATGACAACGTTTACGACTGGGAAGAACAATCGGATACAGTACGAAGTGTAGGAATGTCAAAAGCAGTTTTTGTCTTACACCAGAATACCCAGTTTCGAAgagcaattttttttgctCTACTGAATCCACAATTGAACGGGGCAGGGTTCGCTGGCATTCGTGCCCTCGGATATCACGACCTTACGCAGTATACCAAACTTCAAGTACAATGCCGTGGTCAGGGACAGTTCAATGGATTTAAAATTGTCTTGAGACACAAAGGACTAAACAATGAACCTAACTACTCATTTGAACAATATTTTCAG GCACCCAAGGACGAGTTCGCTGTGAAGAGCCTACCATTTTCAGAATTTAAAGCATATTACAGAGGAAagagagtaaataataatgagaCCCTGGACTTATCACAAATAACTAGTATCGGAATTCAAATGTATGGAGGAGTTTACCAACCAGTGAAGCAGAAAGGACCAGCTACTTTAGAAGTAGACTGGATAAGAGCtgtataa
- the LOC110995848 gene encoding uncharacterized protein LOC110995848, whose protein sequence is MLKVYSRINQNFYPQKHLPNTYFGGSCILGKTIHNTISLKFPQVAALKLPTNVVNINATEMGRFSPLRERDISGPVINAYSDKLNMKIDITVQSDPYVNKYDCRGAVSLSSSMQSNVPSPFSGNHTHLGMPGSQWGQGYKYLSDNLQSAHYLTLRNEYRGNIGAIGTRKMSSNASDTLSAKEKLKKAVKDYGATVIVFHVTISLMSLGICYVLVSSGVDLVAVMKYFNIEEGKLSNMITSNAGTFVIAYAIHKVLAPARIGITLTSTPFIVRYLRNKGILKATNVNKGGGN, encoded by the exons atgttaaaggtGTACTCCAggataaatcaaaatttttatcCTCAAAAACATCTACCCAATACTTATTTTG gtgGTAGCTGCATACTTGGAAAAACTATTCACAATACAATATCTCTAAAGTTTCCCCAAGTTGCTGCTCTAAAGTTGCCTACAAATGTTGTCAATATTAATGCAACAGAAATGGGAAGATTTTCCCCCCTTCGGGAGCGTGATATCTCAGGTCCCGTTATTAATGCTTACAGTGATAAGCTTAACATGAAAATTGATATCACTGTGCAATCAGATCCTTATGTAAACAAATATGATTGCCGTGGAGCAGTGAGTTTATCTTCATCAATGCAAAGTAATGTGCCAAGTCCATTTAGTGGCAACCATACTCACTTGGGTATGCCAGGTTCCCAATGGGGCCAAGGATATAAGTACTTGTCTGATAACCTTCAAAGTGCTCATTATCTCACTCTCCGAAATGAATATCGGGGCAATATTGGag CAATTGGAACAAGAAAAATGAGTTCAAATGCAAGTGATACATTAAGTGCTAaggaaaagttaaaaaaagctGTTAAGGATTATGGTGCTACCGTAATAGTATTTCATGTGACAATCTCACTTATGTCCTTGGGAATTTGTTATGTGCTGGTTTCcag TGGTGTGGACTTAGTGGCtgtgatgaaatattttaatattgaagaaGGAAAATTGTCAAATATGATTACATCCAATGCAGGGACTTTTGTCATTGCTTATGCTATTCACAAAGTTTTAGCACCTGCCAGAATAGGCATCACATTGACATCAACACCTTTTATTGTACGATACTTAAGAAATAAGGGTATTTTAAAGGCAACAAATGTAAACAAAGGTGGTggaaactaa
- the LOC110995849 gene encoding uncharacterized protein LOC110995849 isoform X1, producing MSLEATMATNINDEGQQLACAINSCNITSPEGQYLFDFTKDDNVYDWEEQSDTVRSVGMSKAVFVLHQNTQFRRAIFFALLNPQLNGAGFAGIRALGYHDLTQYTKLQVQCRGQGQFNGFKIVLRHKGLNNEPNYSFEQYFQAPKDEFAVKSLPFSEFKAYYRGKRVNNNETLDLSQITSIGIQMYGGVYQPVKQKGPATLEVDWIRAV from the exons ATGTCCCTAGAAGCAACTATGGCTACAAATATCAATGATGAAGGACAACAATTAGCTTGCGCTATAAACAGCTG CAATATAACATCACCAGAAGGACAGTACCTGTTCGATTTTACTAAAGATGACAACGTTTACGACTGGGAAGAACAATCGGATACAGTACGAAGTGTAGGAATGTCAAAAGCAGTTTTTGTCTTACACCAGAATACCCAGTTTCGAAgagcaattttttttgctCTACTGAATCCACAATTGAACGGGGCAGGGTTCGCTGGCATTCGTGCCCTCGGATATCACGACCTTACGCAGTATACCAAACTTCAAGTACAATGCCGTGGTCAGGGACAGTTCAATGGATTTAAAATTGTCTTGAGACACAAAGGACTAAACAATGAACCTAACTACTCATTTGAACAATATTTTCAG GCACCCAAGGACGAGTTCGCTGTGAAGAGCCTACCATTTTCAGAATTTAAAGCATATTACAGAGGAAagagagtaaataataatgagaCCCTGGACTTATCACAAATAACTAGTATCGGAATTCAAATGTATGGAGGAGTTTACCAACCAGTGAAGCAGAAAGGACCAGCTACTTTAGAAGTAGACTGGATAAGAGCtgtataa